One stretch of Leishmania infantum JPCM5 genome chromosome 24 DNA includes these proteins:
- a CDS encoding putative IgE-dependent histamine-releasing factor, whose protein sequence is MKIFKDVLTGSEVVCDNDCPFDVEGDIMYVVNGRYIDVGGEDYGISANVDEDAAEGATGEVAEGKERVVDVVYNNRYTETSYDKASYMAHIRSYMKQLLEKIENEEERKVFQTNAAAFVKKVLKDIDEYQFFIPEGNDEDPDNGMIVLCRWDGETPRFYFWKDGLKGERV, encoded by the coding sequence ATGAAGATCTTCAAGGATGTGCTGACCGGCTCCGAGGTTGTCTGCGACAATGACTGCCCGTTCGACGTGGAGGGCGACATCATGTATGTGGTGAACGGCCGCTACATCGACGTTGGTGGCGAGGACTACGGTATTTCTGCCAacgtggacgaggacgctgcgGAGGGCGCGACGGGCGAAGTTGCGGAGGGAAAGGAGCGCGTGGTGGATGTGGTGTACAACAACCGGTACACGGAGACATCGTACGACAAGGCGTCGTACATGGCGCACATCCGCAGCTACatgaagcagctgctggagaagatcgagaacgaggaggagaggaaggtgTTCCAGACGAACGCTGCAGCGTTCGTGAAGAAGGTGCTTAAGGACATCGACGAGTACCAGTTCTTCATCCCGGAGGGCAACGACGAGGACCCGGACAACGGCATGATCGTGCTGTGCCGCTGGGACGGTGAGACGCCGAGGTTCTACTTCTGGAAGGATGGCCTGAAGGGCGAGCGCGTCTAG